The nucleotide sequence TCTTTTATAGTTTTCTAAAGAAGTTTGCAATTAATCATGCAATTTGCACGTAGCATGTTTtcaatttaattcaaatttttttttttaaaatcaaaatatataatattttttttcaatctctATTATACACGTATAAAAGAAAATCTCCGTTAAAAATGAAATTACGCTCTCTATCCCCACGCGTGCGCTTTATTACAAAATATTCTACAAATTCCACCCAACCTCCCTTTCATTACATGTAAGTAACCATCTCATCGAAAAACTAGTCGTACATTGGAGCTCAAaatgaaattctatttttttacgAGAGCCgttaacataaaaaaattctttttcagtttttatatttttacgtTGACCCTTTCTTGAACCAGAACCGGAGGAGGATTAGAGGAAAAAGACCATTGCCACCCCTTTTCCTCCTcctaataatttcatttttttaagaaACTTTTTGCTTCCTAACCTAAAATCCATGTTTAATAAACGTGATGATCGTGATAACATGTACAagaatacattttttattttctaagattttttGGAATCTTGAGAACAACgtgaagaaataatttaaaaaattaaataaaatcttgtacaccttttttttaatattttttgtaaaaattttcatttgagCTCCATTTGTAAATAGACAACAATTCATATATTATTTCTGAAAAagattcttctttttctctttttttcatttgagGTGattgtggaattttttttttttgatcatGAGTTGCCTCCCATGCTTCAAGAAAAAAACCGAATCGCCGCCGCCGATAGAGGAGGTGACGATTGGTCGTCCTAGAGGAATCTCAACCACACCACCAGATCCCGGTATCATCatgcttttagttttttttttttttttttttttttttttttatagatatttgaaatttaaagaaaatgaatttatttttgtgttcttgTATGTAACATGTATATAATTTGATTGTTTTCATGTAACATGTATGTAAGAGAAGAATGCATGTGTAAAAGTCATGCAAAAGACAAGATTTGATTGGAAAAATGTAACCTTTTGAGTAAATATGTTCATGCACATGCTGCAACAGTTGTCGTCGTATGACTAGGAGGTTACTGGTTCAAATCGAGGAAACAGCCGCTTGCAGAATTGCAAGGGAAGGCTGCGTATGTAAGACCTAATGTGGTCCGACCCTTCTCTGGACCTCACGTAAAGCATGAGCTTAATGCACCGGACTCACGGTAAAAGTTGTTGTATGACAAGGAGGTTACTGGTTCAAACTTTGGAAACAGCCGCTTGTAGAATTGCAAGGGAATGCTGCATATGTAAGACCTAATGTGGTTCAGCCCTTCCCTGGACCTCACGTAAAGCGTAAGCTTAATGCACCAGACTCATTCACCTACGGTAAAAGTTGTTGTCGTATGACTAGGAGGTTagacatacccagtgtaatcctaCAAGTCTGAGTCTGGAGAAGGTAAGATGTACGttgaccttacccctacctttgtaaggcagagaggctgtttctgaccGGAAGAATACCAAAGTTCAGTAAATATGTTCACCCTCTTAAGTATTCTAGCAATTAGAGAATTCAGTAAACAGGTAGATACAGAAGGATATTTGTTTTCTTTAAGCTGCAATAGGCACTGTGATTGCTGTTAagacctaagttgctcggactcttcaaaatcTCTACGGGTGTGtatcggatcctccaaaaatagtgtgtTTTTGAAGGATCccacacgggtgcggcaacatttttggagagtccgagcaacttagacaGCTTTTTTTTGGCTTGCCAACTCATGTCATCATTTCTCTACTTTCTTCTATGTTACTCGGATTCTCCAAAAACATTGCCACACCCATGTCGGATCATCCAAAAttgcactacttttggaggatcggGCGCGCACCTGGCGGCACTTTTGAAGAATCCCAGTAACATACACTTTCCTAACTAGGCAAGAATACGGTTTGCTACTACCTGTATATGCCTTGTGTAGTTTTCCTCACACATTTGTAGGCTTATGTTCACTTTCTCCATGCTTTTCGGATTGACTGACCAGCTGAACCATTTCAAAAAGTCGAAAAGGTTAACCCTATTCCAAACAGCAATGCTAAGACTTACACATTCCGAGAGCTCGCGAGTGCAACAAAGAATTTCAAGCAAGAATGCCTGATAGGTGAAGACGGATTTGGAAGAGTCTTCAAGGCAACACTTAACGGTGGAGAGGTAACATTCCATTAAACTCTCTTTTCGCCCTTGCTGTAACTTCAACATGCTGAATAAGAATCTGTCACCAAAAACAAACACcgaaaaacatttttcagaatACTAGTCTTTTTCCAGAAACACAAATTggcctctctacctccacgaggcaggggtaaggtctgcgtacactctacccttatGTTGTTTGGAAAATGACTTCCGTTATACCAAATACATCATTTATTAAAGTCCATCTATATTAGGGTGAAGAAAGACTTCAGTTTTGATGTCTGGTTTGTTGCGCGGATAGGTTGTGGCAGTGAAGCAACTAGACAGAAGTGGAACACAAGGAAACCACGAGTTCCTTGTTGAGGTATCAAAGTTGACTCTCCTCAAGCACTCAAATCTGGTCGATCTCCTTGGATATTGTGGTGATGGAGATCAGAGGATTTTGGTCTATGAATACATGCCGATGGGTTGCCTAAATGATCACCTGCTTGGTAAGTTTATGCTACGTCGCTCGGACTCTCCAGAAATGTTTCCTCCAAAAAGTTGTGATACTTTTGAAGAGTCCGAGAAACTTATGTCTGCGCTGCTCTTCCAATTTCATGTTGTCATAAACTTTCTTGATTCTGTATCTAGTTCTGTTACATTCCAGATCTTGGAGCGGATAAAAAGCCACTAGATTGGCTATCCAGAATGAAGATAGCTTTAGGTGCTGCTAATGGACTCGAGTATCTACACGAAAAGGCCGACCCACCAATAATTTATCGCGATTTGAAAGGCACAAACATCCTATTGGATAAAGATTTTAATCCTAAACTTTCAGATTATGGTCTTGCTGCGCTTGCAGGTGGAGGGAATAAGACAAACATGTCGCCGGTGATGATAACAAATGGTTATTGTGCTCCAGAGTTTGAAAGAAGTGGTGAACTTACTTTGAAGTCAGATGTATATAGTTTTGGAATTGTTTTGCTTGAACTTATAACAGGGCGGCGATCCGTCGATACTACAAGGCCAACAGATGAGCAAAACTTAGTTGCTTGGGTGAGTATTCTCATTCTATCACAAAGAGTTCCCTCTTCTTTTCAAATCTCAAAGTTCTTGTGGAGGGGAGCATTGCAAACAAAGGTAATGTTGTCTCCGTGTGACCTATAGGTCATCGGTTCGAGCCGTAGAACTGATGCTGGCGTCAGGGTAGGCTGCTTAAGTTACACCCCAATGGGGTGCGGCCCTTCCCTGAACCTTGCGTGAACGTGGGACGTTCCGTGCACCAGGGTGCGGCCCTTCCCTGAACCTTGTGTGAACACGGGAcgtttagtgcaccaggctgccaTATGACATATAGGTCATGGATTCGAGCCATGGAATCAGTCACTGATTCTTGCGTCAGGGTAGGCTGCTTACATTACACCCCCTTGGGGTGCAGCATTCCCCGACCCTTTGTGAACACGGGACGCTTCATGCACCAGGCTGCCCTTCAATCGCAAAA is from Capsicum annuum cultivar UCD-10X-F1 chromosome 5, UCD10Xv1.1, whole genome shotgun sequence and encodes:
- the LOC107871403 gene encoding probable serine/threonine-protein kinase PBL25 gives rise to the protein MSCLPCFKKKTESPPPIEEVTIGRPRGISTTPPDPAEPFQKVEKVNPIPNSNAKTYTFRELASATKNFKQECLIGEDGFGRVFKATLNGGEVVAVKQLDRSGTQGNHEFLVEVSKLTLLKHSNLVDLLGYCGDGDQRILVYEYMPMGCLNDHLLDLGADKKPLDWLSRMKIALGAANGLEYLHEKADPPIIYRDLKGTNILLDKDFNPKLSDYGLAALAGGGNKTNMSPVMITNGYCAPEFERSGELTLKSDVYSFGIVLLELITGRRSVDTTRPTDEQNLVAWAQPYFKDPKRFPELADPRLGKRFPVKSLNQAVGVTAMCLQEEPMVRPLINDVVAALSFLTVPMPDDPIPSSPSAPSPTSNVGKSSANNENEESSEYDDQGDSDDDNQGYSDEDEDSESEKQNNEKVRDRQRSKKVTDKRQSQKVSVSQDDDISSSEYGYGSGSGSEYDEESGDEQHRKVTAKSAKYGSRSRHKSQVKSRAKSINAGSSS